A single window of Cydia splendana chromosome 13, ilCydSple1.2, whole genome shotgun sequence DNA harbors:
- the LOC134795949 gene encoding uncharacterized protein LOC134795949 yields the protein MLNSLSNNTLKQYDTSFKQWWLFCERHKIDVYQASVPFVLQFLTERFDTGASYGTINSSRSALSLLIGPRIGSDDRIKRFVKGVFRLKPPTPKYNITWDPGVVLNYIKGLYPNEAISLEQLTHKVVTLLALTTGHRVQTLSLVKINNIQFNHDSVQIFIPDLIKTSGKNSKQPLLYLKKFSNKIEICPVTTLHSYIKRTQHVRNTNNLFITHKKPHHAVSTQTISRWIKNVLREAGIDVTIFTAHSTRHASTSAASRSGISIDVIQKTAGWSQNSICFANHYNRPITLEPTEFSNTICNLVSD from the coding sequence ATGCTTAATTCTCTCTCAAACAATACTCTTAAACAGTATGATACTTCTTTCAAACAATGGTGGCTATTCTGTGAACGCCATAAGATTGATGTTTATCAAGCTTCTGTACCATTTGTACTTCAATTTTTAACTGAGCGTTTTGATACTGGGGCATCTTACGGCACAATTAATAGTAGTAGGTCAGCTCTATCTCTTCTTATTGGCCCTAGAATAGGATCTGATGATAGGATTAAACGGTTCGTCAAAGGAGTCTTCCGATTAAAACCTCCAACGCCAAAATATAACATAACATGGGATCCCGGCGTTGTTCTCAATTACATAAAAGGGTTGTACCCTAATGAAGCTATAAGCCTAGAGCAGCTTACCCATAAAGTAGTGACGTTACTCGCCTTGACGACAGGCCACAGGGTCCAAACATTATCTTtggttaaaattaataatatccaATTTAATCATGACAGTGTCCAAATTTTTATACCTGATTTAATAAAAACTTCAGGCAAAAATAGTAAACAACCattactatatttaaaaaaattcagcAATAAAATTGAAATTTGTCCCGTCACTACTTTACATTCTTATATTAAAAGAACACAGCATGTTAGAAATACTAACAATCTTTTCATTACACATAAAAAACCTCATCATGCTGTCTCTACACAGACTATAAGTCGCTGGATAAAAAATGTCCTTAGGGAGGCGGGCATAGACGTTACCATCTTCACAGCTCATAGCACTAGACACGCCAGCACATCTGCTGCAAGCAGATCTGGTATATCTATAGATGTTATCCAAAAAACAGCTGGTTGGTCACAAAACTCTATTTGCTTTGCTAATCATTATAACAGACCTATTACCTTAGAACCTACTGAGTTTAGCAATACTATATGTAACTTGGTATCAGACTGA